Genomic window (Armatimonadota bacterium):
CGGGTGTCGGTCAGTTCCTCGCGCAGCAACGCGCAGGCGCGCGCCATGTCGGCGATGATGGTGTCGCGCAGCCGCTCGTTGTGCAGCGCGGCGGCGGGATGATAAAGCGGAACGTAGATAATCCCGCTCTTACGGTAAGCCTTGCCGTGGACCTGCGAGATCGAGGCCAGGTTAGGGTCAACGAGGGTGGCGAGAGCGAAGCGGCCGAGGGTGAAGATGGCGCGCGGCTTGATGAGGGCGATCTGGGCGAGCAGATACTCACCGCAGGCGCTGATCTCATCCGGTTGCGGGTCGCGATTGTTGGGCGGGCGGCACTTGACGACGTTGGTAACGAAGACGTTTTCGCGCGCGACCCCGGCGCCTGCCAGCAGCTCGTCCAGGAAGCGCCCGGCGGCGCCGACGAAGGGCACGCCCTGTCGGTCCTCGTGATAGCCCGGTCCCTCGCCCACGAGCATGATGTCCGCATCGGGGCGACCGTGCCCGGGGACGACGTGGGTGCGGCCGCGCCACAGTCGGCATGCGCGGCAGGAGCGGATCTCGTCGTGCACAGCATCGAGGAGCTGGCTAGGCGCCTGACTCACGTCCGCCCCCCGGCAGCAAACCCAGTCGCCCCAGTTCCCTGGTCAGCGCCTGGCGGCATCCTTCGGTCGCCGGCAGCAGCGGCAGCCGGGGAGGTCCGACCGGCAAACCGAGCATCTCCAACGCCGCCTTGACCGGGCTGGGGTTGCTCTCATAGAACAACGCTTTGACCAGCGGCAGGAGATGATAGTGCAGTTGTCGCGCCGGCGCCAGCTCGCCGGCGGCGAGGTGCCGCCACAGCCGTACCCACTGCTCGGTCGCGACGTGGGCGGCGGCGACAATGCCGCCGTGGGCGCCGAGAGCGCAGAGCGGGTAGAGCAGGGCGTCGTCGCCGGTGAGGACGTCGAAGTCCTCGGTGCCGGCGATGATCTCCATGATTTGTTCGAGGTCGCCGCTGGCCTCCTTGATGCCGACGATATTGGGGACGCGAGAGAGCTCGATGGTGGTGGCGGCTTCCATGTTGACGCCGGTGCGCTTGGGGATATTGTACATGATGATCGGCAGCGCGGCGGCGTCGGCGACGCGGCGGAAGTGCTCGATCAGCCCGCGCTGCGTGGGGCGATTGTAGTAGGGGCAGATCACGAGCGCGGCGTCGGCCGCGGCCGCCTGCGCGTGGCGCGTGAGGGCGATCGCCTCCGCGGTGCTGTTGGAGCCGGTGCCGGCGATGACGAGGGCGCGCCCGCCGGTGGCCGCGATCGCGAACTCCACCACGCGCCGATGCTCGTCATGGCTGAGGGTGGCGGATTCGCCGGTGGTGCCGCAGGGAGCGATGCCGTTGACGCCGGCCGCGATCAAGCGGTCAATGAGCGCCGCCATCGTCGCCGGATGAAACTCGCCTTCCCGGAAGGGAGTGACCAGCGGTATGTGAATGCCGGCGAAGCGAGCCCTGGCCATGTCGTCCTCCTGCGCCGGGAGCTCAGGCGATGAAATGCTGATGCAGTGCGCGCACCGCCTGCGTGCGCTGCGCCTCCTTGACCAGCAAGGAGATGTGCAGGTCGCCCTCGGTGGAACCGAAGACGGGCACGCCGGCTTGCTCGAGCACCTCCTCGACCTCGGCATGCACCTGTGCGGCATGGCCGCGCAGACCCTCGCCGACGGTCGAAACCAGCCCCCAGGCGTCCGCGCTGAACTCCGCGGTGATGTCGCGGTCGAACAGCAGATGCTCGATAATCGAGACCACGTCGCGGTACTTGGCGCGCTTGACCGCGAACTGCACGTGCTCGGCGTCTCCGGACACCGGGTAGTGGAGGATGCGTTCCTTGCGCATGGCTCCGCTCAGTTGCCCCGCCAGCCGGCCGTCGCGCGCCCGCACCGCGAACAAGATGAGGTTGGGGATGTCGGCGATCGCGGTCACCAGCCGTCCGCTTGCATGACCGGTGGCGGGCGAGATCTCGGTGCCAGGGGTGTCGGTCTTGAAGTTCTTGACCACCAGCGACAGGCCGTGCTTGCGCGCCATTACCGCCGCGCTGTGTTGCAGGACGTCGGCGCCGAGGGCGGACATGGTAACCATCTCGTCGTAAGTCAGGCGCGCCAGCGCCGCCGGGCCCTGCCCCCGGTCGAAGTGGTTGGGGTTGGCGGTCATGACCCCGTCCACGTCCTTGAAGATCTCCAGCGGCGCCACGCGCAGCTCATCGCCAAAAGGCAGAGTGGGCGTCCGCGCCAGCGTGACGGCGAGGGCGACCGCCGTATAGTCGCTGCCCCCCTCGCCGAGGGTGGTAATGACGTGGCGCTCGGGCGTCACTCCCTGGAAGCCGGCAACGAAGGCGATCTGCCCCTCCTGCAGCGCTTTGAGCACCTCGTCGGGACGGATGTCAATGATCTCCGCGTGGCCGTGGTAGTAGTCGGTGATCAGCCCCGCCTGGCCGCCGGAAAGGGCGATGGTATCGTAGCCCTTGGACTTGAGCAGGTGGGCCATGGCGACGGTGGCGACGATCTCCCCGCACGACATCAAGAGATCGAGCTCGCGGGGCTGGATCTTGGGATGAATCTGGCGCACGAGCTTGACCAGCTCGGCGGTGGAGTAGGGTTGCCCCTCGCGCCCCATGGCCGATATGACCGCGACCGGCCATAGCCCCCGATCGCGGCACTCCATGATGCGTTCAGCCGCCAGCGCCTGGTGCTCGGGCTCGGTGCAGGTGCCGCCGAACTTCTGCACGACGACGTTGACCGCCGCCTGTTCGCTGATGTCATTCACTGGCCCTACCTCGGCAGCAGTCCCATGACCGCCATCTGCTCCGCGATCTGTACCGCGTTGAGCGCGGCGCCCTTGCGCAGGTTGTCGGCCGCCACCCACAGGTTGAGTCCGTGCTCCACCGTCAGGTCGCGCCGGATGCGCCCCACGTACACCTCGTCGGAGCCGCTGATCTCCGCCGGCATCGGGTAGCGACCCTCGCGCGGAGCGTCCACCACTCGCAGCGGGCGATACCCATCGCCGTAGGGCTCAAAGTTCGCCAGCAATTCCTTCGCCCGCGCCGGAGTCAGCTCCTGCCGCAGCTCCAGGTTGATCGCCTCGCAGTGGACGTTGCCCACCGGCACGCGGCACACGGTCGCGGTCACCGCAATCGAGTCATCGCCCATGATCTTGTGGGTCTCGCGCGCCAGCTTGACCTCCTCCGAGCAGTAGCCATCGTCGTCGAAGCTGCCGATGTGGGGGAAGACGTTGAGCGCCAGGCGTTGCGGCATCTTGTCGGGGGGCGGCATCGGCTCACCGCGTACGTGGGCGGCCATCTCCGCCTCGAGCTGCGCCACCGCGCCCGCCCCGGCACCCGAAGCGGCCTGATAGGTGGCCGCCACGACGCGCTTGATCCCCACCGCGTCGTGCAAGGGCTTGAGCGCCACCACCATCTGAGTAGTCGAGCAATTGGGGTTGGCAACCAGATGATGGTCGCCGCGCAGGGCGTCGCGATTGACCTCGGGCACCACCAGGGGCACCCGCGGATCCATGCGGAAGTCGTTGCCGTTGTCAATGACCACCGCACCGCGCTGGATCGCCTCCGGGGCATAGAGCACGGCGGCGCCCTGCTCGCCCTCGGTGCCCGCGAACAGGGCGATGTCGCAGCCGTCGAACTCCTGCGGCGCCGCAACGCGCACCTCATAAGCGCGGCCGTCCACCTCCACGGAACCGGCGCTGGTGGCAAGCACGGTGACCCGCGAAGCGGGAAAGCTGCGCTGCGCCAGCACCCGCAGCAACTCCTTGCCGACTGCTCCACGACCGACGACGATAACGTTATAGCCCTCGGACATGTGCCTCTACCTGGCGTGGTTTACGGCAGGGCCTCGCCGTTGAGGATAACCGACCGCGTGCATGATAGCAGGCTGGGTTTTTCGCTGTCAAGGAAACCTGCAAGATCCCGGGAGCTCCGTCTCCAGCAAGCCTTCCGGCGGCTTGCCCAAGACGCGCAGCGGCAAGATCATGCGCCGCTTGCTGCGCGACATCGCCGAGGGCCGCGTTCTGGGCGATACCACCACCCTCGCCGATCCCACCGTGGTGGAGATGCTGCGGCGCCAGTACGAGGAGCAGGAGGGGTAAGACCGCCGGGGACCGTCGCTTCAGGCCCTGAGCTGGAGCGATGCGCTCGGCGGCGGGGGACGGTCCCCGAACAACGGCGACAGGATATCGCGCCCCAGGCGCATAATAGTCCACCGGCGCCGACGGTTCGCGTGCTCATCATCACTGTGGTCGGTGCAGGCGGACGTGACTCATCTTCACTTGCCGGACGGCGTCTTGCCGTTATGGCTGTGGGCGGGCGGGCTTGCCCTTGCCGGTGTGCTTATCGCCATTGCGGCGCGCGTCGCCGCGGGCGCGGATTTTCGCCGCCGCCTGCCCACGCTGTCCATGATCGCCGCCTTCATGATCATCTCCATGAGCGTGCCGGTGATCCCGGCGGTCTACCACGTGCAGCTTGCCGCCCTCGCCGGCATCGTCCTGGGCCCCGCGTCCGGCGTCATCGCGGCGTTCATCGTCAATCTGCTGCTGGCGCTGGTGGGCCACGGCGGCATCACCGTTGTCGGCCTCAACACCCTGATTCTGGGCAGCGAGATGCTGACCGCGTGGGCGCTGTTCCGCGTGCTCAAGCGAGCGCTGGCGCCGGGGCCGGCAGCAGGCGCCGCGGCGTTCCCGGCGATGGTGGTCGGCGCCGCGGTCATGCTTGGCATCATCGCTCTGGCTTCGCCCCAGGCGGGCCTCGTACACCTGGGCGAGGTGACCAGCTTCGGCGAGCGCGCGCACGCGGGAGGGCTGGGACCGCTGCACGCGGGGGCGCCATACGCGGAGCTGTCGCTGCGCAGGTTCGCGTGGCTGGTGCTGGGGTTGGGATCGCTGGGGTGGATCGTGGAGAGCGTCGTCACCGGCCTGGTGGTGCGCTTCGCGGCGCGAGTGAAGCCGGACCTGGTGGGGTTGGCGCCGGACTATGAGCGGGTTTGACATCGCCGTCATAGACTACTGGGCGACCTCGGGCCGCAGCTTCCTGCACCGCGCCGGGCCGGCGGCCAAGCTCATCATGAGCGCGCTGCTGCTGGCGGCGGTGGTCATCGGCGATTATCTGCCGCTGCTGGCGGCGCTGTACCTGACGCTGGTCGCGCTGCTGGCGGTGGCGCGCGTCCCGCCGCTGCGGGTCATGACCATCGGCGCCTATCCGGTCGTGTTCGTCGCGCTGTTCGTCGTCAGCGCGTGGGATGGGACGTGGCAGACGCCGGCGTTGATCTTGGGGCGCGCCCTGACCGCCGCGCTGACGTTAGTGGCGCTGCTGGCGACGACGCCCTACCCACGGGTATTCGGCCTCTTGTCGCGGGTGCTACCGCGCATCGTCGGCGAGGCGCTGTTCTTGACCTATCGCTCGCTTTTCACGCTGGCGGAGATGGCGGGGGAAATGGTGACCGCGACGCGGGTGCGCTCCGGGGTCAACCTGCGGCGGCCGGCGACCAACCTGCGCAACCTCTCGCTCGCGCTCGGCAAGCTGCTGATTCACGCCATGGACCGCAGCGAGCGCCAGTACGATATTATGATCGTGCGCGGCTACAGCGACCGCATCGCGGCGCCGGCGCGGTCGTGGAACTCGCTCGCCACCGATGCCGCGCCGATACTGCTGGGCGCGGCGGCGCTGGCGGCGGCGATCGTGACCCGATGGAACGCATAGTCAAGGTTAGCTGCATACGCCACGTCTATCCCGACCGCACCGCGGTGCACCTGTGTGGCCTCGACATGGTCGTCGACCGCGGCGATCGCGTCGCCATCGTCGGCCCCAACGGCGGCGGCAAGTCCACCATGCTGCACCACATCATCGGCTTGCTGCGCGCGCACGAGGGCGAGGTGGACGTCTTCGGGGTGGACCCCGCGCGCGACTACGCGCGCATCCGCGAGCGCGTGGGCGTCGTGCTGCAGAACGCCGAGGAGCAGATCATCGCTCCCACCGTCCGCGACGATGTCTCGTTCTCTCCGCGCAACTACGGCTACCCGTCGGCGCGAGTGCGGGAGATGGTGGACGAGGTACTGGCAGAGCTGGGCATCGCTCACCTCGCCGATCGCGTCTGCCACTACCTCAGCGGCGGCGAGAAACGCAAGGTCGCCCTGGCGGGGGCGCTGGTCACGCGCCCCGAGCTGGTGATCCTCGACGAGCCCTTCGAGGGCCTCGACCCGCGCAGCAAGCACGAGATGATTGACTTGCTCAATCATCTGCACGACGAGCACGGCCTCTCCATCGTCTATACGACCCATGAGGTCAACATCGTTCCCCTGGTGTCCAATCGCGTGTATGTCGTTTGCCGCGACGGCGTCATCTTCGAGGGCACGCCGGAGCAGACCTTCGCGCAGCGCGAACTGCTGGAGAAGGTGGGCCTGGAGCAGCCGACCCTGGCCGAGCTGAGCTATCTGCTCGGCCGCCTGGGAGTGAAGCTGGACCTGCCCAGCGGCGTGGCCGACGCCGCGCGCATGATTGCCGACGCGCTGTCCCAGGGCGCGCGCATCACCGAGGGCGAGCCACAGACATGAGCTCCCTGGAGCGGCACGATGGTGAGGGGATCCGCTGCCTGCAATTAGGCGGGCCGGTGACATTCAACTACTGCCGGCGGGCCAACCGCGGCCTGCCGTGCAAGCTCGTGGTCGGCTGCTGGCAGGGGCGCATAGAGGCGCTCGCGTTCCTGGCCGAGCATTTCACGGCTGAGCAACTGCGAGCGGCCTTGGAGCCGGCTCCAGGGGGCAAGCTGGAGCGGCTGATCGGCCTGGTCGAGCGCACCCGGGCCGAGCTAGAGGCCGCCGGTGGTGATCGCTAGCCCGCCAACTCCGGGAAGCACGCGGCGGCATTGGCGGTGGTGATCTGGGCCACCTCCGCCGCCGTCACCCCCCAGCACTGCGCGACCGCCGCGGCGATGAGCGGCAGGTATGCCGGCTCATTGGGCTCGCCGCGGTGCGGGTGCGGGGCGAGGTAGGGGCAGTCCGTCTCCAGCAGCACGCGCTCGCGAGGCAGGCCCCGGACGATGGCGCGCAGGCGCTCAGCGCTGCGAAAAGTCACCGGGCCGGCGATGCCGATGTAGAGCCCTATCTCGACCGCGCGCCGGGCGATATCGGCGTCACCGGAGAAACAGTGCAGGACCCCGCGCCGGCGTTCGCCCTCAGCCCAGATCGCCAGCACCTCCTGGTGGGCGTCGCGCGAATGCACGATTACGGGCAGGTCGAGCTCCGCGGCCAGGGCCAGGTGCGCGCGGAAGGCGGCGGCTTGCGCGTCACGCGGGGAGCGGTCGCGGTAGAAGTCGAGGCCGGTCTCGCCGATGGCGACCGCTCGCGGCAGAGTCGCCAGGCGGCGCAGCTCGGCCAGCGCCTCCGGCCCCACGCACGAGGCATCGTGGGGATGGATCCCCGGCGCGTGCCACACGCGCTCATCAGTCGCCGCCAGGCGGGCGCCGCTGGCGCTGGTGGCAAGGTCGAAGCCGACGGTAATAATGCGCCCCACGCCGGCGGCGGCGGCCCGCGCTATCGGCGCGGATGTGGCACAGGCGCCCTCGCCTGTGATTCCGGGAGCACAGCCGAGGCGGCTGTGCCACAAGTCCGGGTGGGTGAGGTGGGCGTGAGTATCGGTGAGACCGACGCCGGCGCTCACGGAGCCGCCCCCGGGCGCGGCTCCCGGTAGCGCCCGGCTGCGCGGTGGATGCGCATGCGGCGGAAGACGCTCTGCGTGTTGCCGGGGACGGTCTTGCCGCCGATGATCGCACGGCCGGCGCGGTCTGACACCACGATGTATACCGCGCGCAGCATTCGCCCCAACATGCGGGGCGAGCCGGGGATATCGGTCTGCCCGATGACGGCAAAGGAGTACTCGCCGAAGGCGTCGCTGCGCATGGTGATGTCGCCGTCGTAGGTGGCGACGCCGAAGCCGAACGCGAAGTCGGGGCTGAAGGACTGGGCGGCGTCGCAGCCCGGCCACAGGGCAACGCGGTGCGAGTTGCTGGCGGCGGAGGCGACGGCGGTGAACGCTCCCGTATCGCCGGGCCGAATCTGGTCGCCCGGCGACACCGAGAAGGAGCCGATGACCGGGGTGTCGTCAACCACCCAGCTCCGCTGCAGGTATTCCGCGGCCAGCCTCCACACGCCATCGAAGTCCTTGATCCACACCTGGTCGAGGGCGTTCACGCTCGGCGCCCACGCCAGGATGGGCGTCGGGTGATCGAGGGCCGCGACGTCGGCGAGAAGCTGCGCCGAGAACTCAACCTGCACCGAGGCCAGGTTGGGGGATATGATCTCGAGCTGCTGGCGCGCGAGGCGGAAATCCCTCAGGTCCGGGAAATCGGCGGCAATGGCGGCGATGTGATCGGCCTTGCTCTGCTCGTCGAAGGCGTAGTCCTCGGAGATGTAGCGCTCGAGCAACGCCGGGTCCTCCCGCGCCCAGGCTGTCATCAGGCCGCTGACGCTGGCGAGCAGCCGGCGGCGATCTACGTCATCTTTGTCCTGGCAGCCCCCAGACAGCCCCAGTGCAAGCAGGGCCGTGACCAATAGCGCCCAACGTTTCGTCATCCTGACCCTCCTCGTGCAGCAGTCAACTGTGACTTCGCCTGCCAGAGCAGGAACACCTGGGCCGCCTCAACCGGCAATTTGACGACGAGGACGACGAAAAGGTGCCGCCCGCACTGGGAGACGGCGCCCCCTATTCGCGGGCCCCTCGCCCCTCCAGGGAGCAGACCATCAGCCACGCGTCCTCGCCGCCGCCGTAGTAGCCCCGCAGGGTGCTCGCGACGCGAAAGCCAAACCGCTCGTAGAGCCGACATGCGGCCGAGTTGCGTACGCTCACCTGCAGGTTCACGCGCTTGACCTTCGCTGCCGCCAGATGCGCTAACGCCTGGCTCATCAGCTGCGAACCCACCCCGCGGTTGCGCAGATCCTCGCGCACCGCGAAGGTGGACAGCTCCGCGTGGCCGCGCCGCAGCGACCTGCGACAGACCACCGCGTAGCCCACGACCTCACTCTCGATTGCGGCCACGCGGAAGCCGTCGCCGGCGTGCCACAGCAGGTACAACAGCATGCCCGGCCCGAAGGCATGGCGACCGAAGTAGCCCCGCTCCATCGCCGCGATCGCGCGCACATCGCCCACCGCCGCCCGCCGGTAGCGAATTTCGCCGTTCATTCGATCACTAGGCCGTGACTGGAGGTGGCGACCAGGATTCCGCCAGCGCTGTCTATCAGCAGTCGCCCCTGATCGTCAATGCCCTGCACGCGTCCACGCGCGAGGCCGTCCGACCAGGTGCGGACGAGGCGGCCGGGGGTGGTGTCGAGCGCCCGCCACCGGCGCAAGATCTCTCCATCGGCGCCGCTCTCCAGTTGCTCCAGCAGCTTCTGCATGCTGTGGCACAGCTCGCGCAGGAGCTGATCGAGTGGGATGTCGCGGCCTGCCGCCTCGTGCAGGGAGGTCGCGACCGCGCGCAGCCGCGGCGGCAGTGCGTCGCGCGGCACATTGGCGTTGATGCCGACGCCGATCACCGCCCAGCGCAGGTTGTCGCCGGCAGCCGCGGTCTCGACCAGCACTCCGCCGACCTTGCGGTCGTCAACCACCAGGTCGTTGGGCCATTTCAGGGTCACCGCCGCCCCCGCCGATGCCGCCGCCTCTGCCGCGGCGACCGCAGCCGCGAGGTTGAGCACTCCCGCGCGCGTCGCCGGCAGGCCGCGCGGGCGCGTCAGCAGCGACGCCCATAAGCCGCCGCGGGGAGAAGCCCAACGGCGCCCACGCTGCCCGCGCCCGCTGGTCTGCTCCGCGGCGACCACCACCGTGCCGTGGGCTTCGCCGGCGCGTAGAAGTTGCTTGGCGACATCGCTCGTGGAGGGGACCACCTCGAGCCGAATGACGCGGGCTCCCAGCGGCGGGCGGGGGGGGAGAGATGACAGATCAGGTCTCAACTCGGCATCTCCGGTCATCGCCGCTCGGGCGTACGGGCGCGAGAGATGACTACGCGATCTCGAGGGCGATATCCAGCGCCGGCGCGGAATGGGTGAGCGCACCAACAGAGATAAGGTCCACCCCGGTCTCCGCGATTGCCCGAACCGTTTCCAGGGTCACGCCTCCGCTCGCTTCGGTCAGCGCGCGCCCGCGCGCAAGCTCGACCGCGGCGCGCAGGTCTTGGCGGCTCATGTTGTCCAGCAGCAAGGCATCGGCGCCGCGCTCCAGGGCCTCTTTCACCTGCGCCAGGGTCTCGACCTCCACCTGCACCTTCATCCCGTGGGGCACATCGGCGCGCGCGGCTGCCACCGCGGCGGCAATGCCTCCCGCCGGCCGCAGGTGATTGTCCTTGATGAGCACGCCATCGAAGAGGCCGAAGCGATGATTGGCGCCGCCCCCGAGCGCAACCGCCCACTTGTCGAGACAGCGCAGGCCGGGGGCGGTCTTGCGGGTGTCGAGGATGCGGGCGGTGGTACCCGCGACGGCATCAACGTAGCGGCGCGTGAGCGTCGCAATGCCCGACATGCGCTGCAGGAAGTTGAGGGCGGTCCTTTCGGCCCCCAGCAGGGCGCGCGTGTAGCCGGCGACCTCGGCCAGCGCCGTTCCCGCCGGCAGCGCGTCGCCGTCGGCCGCCAGAACGCTGACCTCGATTCGCGAGTCAACCTCGTGGAAAGCCATGCGCGCGACCTCGAGGCCGGCGATGACTCCGGCCTGCCGGGCGACGACCACACCCGACCCTCGGGCGGCGGCAGGCACCACCGCCTGGCTGGTGATGTCACCGCGACCGAGGTCCTCGCGCAAGGCGCGTCGCACGATTTCGACTACCATGGCCGGCGTGGGAGCTGTCATCTGTCTCACACTACTCGCAAGGGAGTGACCAGTGATCGCAGGATGCCGACGGCGACTCTTCCCACCACCTCGGGATGGATCGCCTCCGTGGCCGTGGCCGGCACGCGCACGCGGCTGGTGGTCTCCTGCCCCGCGGCCGAGACCGCGAGCTCGATATCGGTGAAGCCGCTGTCGCCGCCGGCATGGATTCGCACCAGCAGTTCCCCCTCGCCTATGGCAATGGCGGCTGGAGCTATCAGGTTGGCGACCGCGGGGAAGGCGGCCATCGCATCCACCGCTTCGCCCTGGAAGACCGCCTGCGGCTCGTCTGCGGACTTGAGTTCGCGGCCGCGCAGAAACGGCGCGTCGGCGAGCACCGACCGCGGACAGGTGACGGTGAGGTTGGCCCGCGCTTCGGGAGACACGGCGGCGGTGTTGAGCGTGGTTGCGCCGGCGAGCAGGCAGTTGGCGGCAAACAGATTGAGGCCGCGCTCGTAGGCCAGGCGCGTGAAATCGTCGCGCGCGAAGAAGGCGGCGACGTTGGTTACCAGCAAGTCCTTGCCTCCGTTGAGCGCGGCCATCATGACCCCGGGGGCGACGTGGCGGTTGGTGGCTTCCACCACCAGGTCCACCGAGGCGACCAGTCCGTTGAGCGACATGGAACGAATCGGGCGCTTGAGCTCGAAGACGAGCCTCTGCGCCTTGTCGGGATGGGTGTCGCAGACCGCGGCGAGGCCGGCGTGGACGGCGCCGGCGTCGAGGGCGTGGCAGATCGTTCGTCCCACGGTCCCGCACCCGACCACCCCCACGCGCATGAAGGGGCCGAAGCTTGCGCTGTCATAGCTGGCCATGATGCATCCGCTGCGAGCTAGGATACCTCGAGCATGCGCTCGAGCGCGGTGCGGGCGCGCGCCGCCACCTCGGCGGCCACCTCCACCCGCCCGGACAGGTCCTCCAGCGACCACAGTATCTTTTCCAGGGTGATGCGCTTCATGTTGGGGCATGTCGCCAGCCGCGTCACCGGCACGAAGCGCTTACCCGGCGCCTCCCGCTGCAGCCGGTGGATGAGCCCCACCTCGGTCGCCACGATCATCGTCTGGGCGGGGCTCTCGCGCGCGCGGCGGATCATGCCCCCGGTGCTGAGCACGTGGTGGGCGAGGTCGAGCACCTCGGGCCGGCACTCCGGATGGGCCATGACCTCCGCCTGCGGGTGCTGACTCAGGGCCGCCCGCACGTGCTCGACGGTGATGCGATCATGAGTTGGGCAGTACCCCTGCCACAACAGCAGCCGCTTGCTGGTATGTCGTTGCACCCACATTCCGAGATTGCGGTCGGGAATGAAGATTACCTCCTGCGCGCTAATCCCTTCCATGACGCGCGCGGCGTTCGCGGAGGTGCAGCAGTAATCACTCTCGGCCTTGACCTCCGCCGAGGTATTGACGTAGGCCACCACCGGCATGCCGCGGTGTTCGGCCTTGAGTGCCCGCAGCTCGGCGGCGGTGATCATGTCGGCCATCGGGCAGCCCGCGCGCGGCTCCGGATGGAGCACGAGCTTGTCGGGGGCCAGCACCGCTGCGGTCTCGGCCATGAAGCGCACGCCGCAGAAGACGATGACGTCGGCGTCAACGAGCGCCGCCCGGCGGCTGAGATCGAGCGAGTCGCCGGTGATGTCCGCCAGGTCCTGGATTTCGCCCAATTGGTAGTTGTGCGCGAGGATGACGGCCCGACACCGGCGACGCAGCTTCTCGATGCGCGCAAGCAGGCGGTCGGCCGTATCGGCGATAACGCTGGTCACGGGCCTGTCGCGGGCACGTCAGCCATCGCCC
Coding sequences:
- the nadC gene encoding carboxylating nicotinate-nucleotide diphosphorylase; the encoded protein is MTAPTPAMVVEIVRRALREDLGRGDITSQAVVPAAARGSGVVVARQAGVIAGLEVARMAFHEVDSRIEVSVLAADGDALPAGTALAEVAGYTRALLGAERTALNFLQRMSGIATLTRRYVDAVAGTTARILDTRKTAPGLRCLDKWAVALGGGANHRFGLFDGVLIKDNHLRPAGGIAAAVAAARADVPHGMKVQVEVETLAQVKEALERGADALLLDNMSRQDLRAAVELARGRALTEASGGVTLETVRAIAETGVDLISVGALTHSAPALDIALEIA
- a CDS encoding aspartate dehydrogenase domain-containing protein yields the protein MASYDSASFGPFMRVGVVGCGTVGRTICHALDAGAVHAGLAAVCDTHPDKAQRLVFELKRPIRSMSLNGLVASVDLVVEATNRHVAPGVMMAALNGGKDLLVTNVAAFFARDDFTRLAYERGLNLFAANCLLAGATTLNTAAVSPEARANLTVTCPRSVLADAPFLRGRELKSADEPQAVFQGEAVDAMAAFPAVANLIAPAAIAIGEGELLVRIHAGGDSGFTDIELAVSAAGQETTSRVRVPATATEAIHPEVVGRVAVGILRSLVTPLRVV
- the nadA gene encoding quinolinate synthase NadA — protein: MTSVIADTADRLLARIEKLRRRCRAVILAHNYQLGEIQDLADITGDSLDLSRRAALVDADVIVFCGVRFMAETAAVLAPDKLVLHPEPRAGCPMADMITAAELRALKAEHRGMPVVAYVNTSAEVKAESDYCCTSANAARVMEGISAQEVIFIPDRNLGMWVQRHTSKRLLLWQGYCPTHDRITVEHVRAALSQHPQAEVMAHPECRPEVLDLAHHVLSTGGMIRRARESPAQTMIVATEVGLIHRLQREAPGKRFVPVTRLATCPNMKRITLEKILWSLEDLSGRVEVAAEVAARARTALERMLEVS